The Lichenihabitans psoromatis genomic interval CGAGCATCGCTCCGTCCGTGATCAGTGTCGCTTTCATGGGCGGCGCCCCGCCCGATCCGGATCGGCGAGCCGTGCGTAGAGATCGAGATAGCTAGTCGTCATGACGATATCGGAGAAATGCGCGCGGGCGACCGCCCGGCAGAGGTCTGGATCGAGGCTCACGGCTTGACGGGCCGCCTCCGCCATGGCGGCGACATCCTCCACCAGGAAACCGGTCTGCCCGTCCCGCACGGTTTCGGCCATCGCGCCGACCCGAAAGGCGATGACCGGCGTGCCGCTCGCGGCCGCCTCGCGCGCCACCAGGGACGAGGTTTCGGCCGCCAACGATGGGACCAGAAGGCATTGCGCCGCGCCCAGCAGACGGCGTTTGCGCGTGAACCCAACCGGGCCGATGAACCGGCACGATGGCCCGAGATGCGGGCGGATCTCGCGCTCGGCGTACAACTGGTGCTCGGCATAGGGATAGGTTTCGCCGGCGATCACCAGGCGAAGACCGGCGCGGCGGGCCGCCTCGATCGCAAGATGCACGCCTTTTTCGGGACAGATGCGGCCGAGGAAGAGCGCGAAGCCGCGTTTGCGATGGCGCGTCGCCGCGAAAGCCTCGACCGCGATGCCGTTGGGGATCGGCGGCAGCATCGCGCCGCTCGGCGGGCATGTTTGATGTTGGCTGTCCGACACACAATGTAGCCAGGTATCGGGCCGCATCGGCGCGAGAGCGTCGGCCGGGTACCAAGCGGACGGCAGATGCAAGGTTGCGAGAACCGGAACCCCGGCGCCGGGCAGGTAGGCCGGAAAGTCGATGCCGTGCAGGTGGATGACGTCGATCGGCCCGGACGCTCTGACGGTGTCGATCGCAACGCGGGTGCGGCGTTGCGCCAGCGCCTTGGCGGCGTCGTCGAAGGGTTCACGCGGAGGTTCGATCGGGTGCAGCTCTCCTGAGATGAGCGACCCCTCCGGCGCGACCACGATCGAGCGATGCCCTGCCGCCACGATGGCGCGATCGAGACAGGCGAGGATCTGTTCCGCGCCGCCAGCGCTTGCGGTCGAGACACGTGCGAGCGGATATCCGACGCTCAGCACGGTCAGCCGTCGGCCCATCATTGCGGTTCAAGAGCGCGAAGTGCGGCACGAACGCGCTCGATCCAGAGCGGGCCGGTGAGGTTCCAGCCATGGCGTTCATAAAGTAGCGGGCCG includes:
- a CDS encoding glycosyltransferase; the encoded protein is MMGRRLTVLSVGYPLARVSTASAGGAEQILACLDRAIVAAGHRSIVVAPEGSLISGELHPIEPPREPFDDAAKALAQRRTRVAIDTVRASGPIDVIHLHGIDFPAYLPGAGVPVLATLHLPSAWYPADALAPMRPDTWLHCVSDSQHQTCPPSGAMLPPIPNGIAVEAFAATRHRKRGFALFLGRICPEKGVHLAIEAARRAGLRLVIAGETYPYAEHQLYAEREIRPHLGPSCRFIGPVGFTRKRRLLGAAQCLLVPSLAAETSSLVAREAAASGTPVIAFRVGAMAETVRDGQTGFLVEDVAAMAEAARQAVSLDPDLCRAVARAHFSDIVMTTSYLDLYARLADPDRAGRRP